Within Candidatus Binatota bacterium, the genomic segment GACGGCGAAGCCAACGGGGTGTGTATCTTCGAAATCGGCCTTTGCCTGAACGTCGACGACAGTCGCCTGTTCGACAAGAAGACCCTCGACCCGGTCTGCACCCCGACAGCGACCGACCTGTTCCAACTCAAGAAACCCCGGCCCAACAGTCGCAAGCTGCACGAGGCCGAGGCGGCCGAGGCGCTGCTGGCCGCGGTGATGGAGCTCGACGTGGAGGCAACGATCGGTGGCCGCAGGCTCAACGAGGTGACCTTCTCGGGTCTCGGCTACGACAACGGCGACGCCTGCACCAATACATTCCAACTCGAGGTGCCGCTCAACGGACGCTCCAAGGCCAAGGGCAAGCTCAAGGCCGGCGTAGAAACCGTAGCCTCGGAAACCCTGCGCGCAACCAAGGACAAGGACACGCTCAAGTTTACCTGTTACAGCAGCGAGTGAGCCTGCAGCCGCGCCGGCCGAAACCAGGCCGACGCGGCTACGGCCGCGGGTCGTTCAGACCAGCGGCACTACCTCGCGCATAAATCGGCGTGCCTGCGAATCCTCACCGCCGGCGTCGCAGAGGTCCTGGAACCAGCAGATCACCAGCGACGCGCCCCGCTCGGTAAAAAACCTTATCTCGGCCGCGATGTCTTCGGCCCGGCCCGTCCAGCAATTGGCCAGGAACTTGGTGAGTTGTTTTTCGTTGTAGTGCGGCCACCAGCGTGCGGCAAAATCACGTAGCTCGGCTTCGCTCTCGTAGATCACGCAGGTGTTCTCCACCGATATGCGCACGCTGTCGGGGTCGCGGCCGCGGTCGCGACAGTGCCCTGCAAGGATCTCGCGCTTGCGCTCGTACTCGTCGGGCCCGCGGTTATGGTTCCAGCCGTCGGCCACTTCGGCCACCATGCGCAGGCCGACTTTTTCGCCCTGCGTGCCTATCCATATCGGGGGCCCCCCGGCCTGCAGCGGCTTTGGCTCGTTTATGGCGTCGGTCACCCGGTGGTGCACACCCTCCACGGTGGCTTTCTCGTCTGCGAACATCGCCCGGCAGATGCGCGCCGTATCCTCCATGCGGTCGAGCCGCTCGCGTATGCCGGCAAACGGGTACTCGTAGGCCTCGAACTCCTCGGTTTTCCAGCCGGCGCCTAAACCCAGGTCGACCCTGCCGCCGCTCATCACGTCCACGCAGCTGGCGAGCTTGGCGAGGTAAGCCGGGTTACGGTAGGCGCTGCAGGTCACCAACTGTCCCAAGCGCACTCGGCTTGTCACCTGCGAGAGAGCGGCCATCGTACTCCAGCACTCGAAGGTTGGCTCCATGGCCGGGCGCGGCACGGTGTGAAAGTGGTCGTACAACCACAACGAGTCGTAGCCAGCGTCTTCAAGCGCGCGCGCACTCGCGGTCAAGGCATTCCACTGGGACTCGCCGCCCTGGAGATGCTGCATCTCCATGCGCCAGCCCTGCGGCACGAACGTTCCATATTCAACGGCCATGACGGTTAGTTAGGCGAGCGCCCCCGCTCTGGCAATCAGGCGGCCCGCTTCAAGGGCGAACCGTATGACTGGTGGGCCCCACCAGCGTGGCCAGGCGCGGCTGTATCCACTCCACCCAGCGGCACAGGCGCTCGCGGGTTTCGGCGGGCTCGATGAGATCGTGCACACCGAAGGACTCGGCGCGCGGAAACGGCGTGCGCGAGGCGGCGAACTGTTCCTCGAGCTCGCTGCGAAGGGCGTCGGGATCATCGGCGGCGGCTATCTCGCGTCCGAAGGCCACCGCCACGCCACCCTCGACGGGCAGCGCGCCGCTCTCGGCCGAGGGCCAGGCCAGCACGTACGAGTCCGGGCCGAAATGGGCCGCGGCGGCCACGCCGAAGGCCTTGCGCAGGTGAACCGCCGCCCAGGGCACCGATGACTGGTTGGCCGCAAATATGGTCTGCGCGCCGTAGCGGATGGTGCCGGCCGCCTCGGCACCGGTGCCTATCATGAAACCGGGCTCGTCGACCAGGCTGATGATGGGCAGGTGAAAGCTGTCACAGAGGTCAATGAAACGCCTGGCCTTCTGCGCCCCGTCGGCGTCCATCGCGCCAGCCCAGAAGCGGCAGTCGTTGGCCCACACGCCCACCGCCTGCCCGTCCAGTCGCGCCAGGCCGGTGACCTGCGAAGGCCCGTAGCCGGCCGACATCTCGAAGAAACTGCCCGCGTCAAATACCAGTTCCAACACCCGCCTGATGTCGAAGGCCTTGCGACGGTCGCGCGGGATGATCGAGTTGAGTTCGCTTTCGGCCCGGGATGGATCGTCGTCGCAGGCCACCCGGGGCGCCGGCTCCCAGACGTTGGTGGGCAGGTAGGAAAGAAAGCGCCTTACCTGCGCCAGCGCACCCGCTTCGTCGTCGGCCAGGTTGTCGACCACGCCGCTGTGCATGTGCACGGCCGCACCGCCGAGTTCTTCCTTGGTTTTCTTCTCGCCCAGCGCGCGCTCAACAACCGCCGGCCCGGCGATGAGCACCTGGGATGTATCGCGCACCATTATGGAAAAGTGAGAAGACACCAGGCGCGCAGCCGGGAAACCCGCCACCGGCCCCAGTGCCACCGACACCACGGGCACCGCCGCCATGGCCTCGGCAAACGACATGAACCTGGGCGTAACGTAAACCGGATCGCCGGCGTGGGCTCCGCCGCCACCCTTGCCCGCGTTCTTGCCGCCACGTGTTCCGGCCACGCTGCCGCCGCCGCCCTCGAGCAGGCGCACCAGGGGCACCCGGTACTGCACGGCCAGTTGCTCGGCGTAGACGCTCTTGCGCAGGCCGGCCGGCGTGGGCGACCCGCCCTTGAGCGTGAAATCCTCGCCCCCTACCACGCAGGGCCGACCGTCCAGGCGCGCCATGCCCAGCACGTAGTTGCCCGGCGTGAATTCGACCAGGCGTCCCTCGTCGTCGATCTCGGAGTGACCGGCCATCGGGCCCTGCTCGGCGAAGCTCCCCTCGTCGACCAGCACGTCAATGCGCTCGCGCACCGTCAGGCGGCCCTTGCCGTGCTGACGCTCAACGGCCTCGGCGCCGCCCATGGCCAGCGCGGCCTCGCGGCGCGCCCGTATCCCCTCGGTTTCCTTGTCCCAGCCCACGGACTGGTTTTAGCAAACCCCGGCCGTGATGAAAGGCCGCGTCATTTACCCACCTCTTTCTACAGGCACAGGCAGCCCGGTGCGCCGGTGGGATCGACGGTACAGACCTGGGCGGGATCGGCGCACACCCCGTTGCAGGTGGGTCCGCCAAGCGACTCGCAGGGGTCCTCGGGTGGATCAACGCACTCGCACTCCTGCAGCCCGGCGCTGTACTCGCAGACCTGGCCGGGATTAATGCACACCCCGTTGCAGGTGGGTCCGGCCAGCGACTCGCAGGGGTCCTCGGGCGGGTCAACGCACTCGCACTCCTGCAGTCCGGCGCTGTACTCGCAGACCTGGCCGGGGGTGCTACACCACCCGTCACAGGTGGGTCCGGCCAGCGACTCGCAGGGATCCCCCGGCGGGTCAACGCACTCGCACAGGGCGGCAGTCACTACACCCGACTGCTCACAGAGCTGAGGATACGGGCAGGTGCCCGCGCAGGCAGGCGACGACGCCACGACGCAGGGCAACAGCTTCCACGGCCAGCAGCTACCGTCCGTCACGTCGTTGTCGAACTGGTCGCAGTCATACTCCAGGTTGTCAACGCCGTTGATCAGCCGCGCCATGCGCGCAAGTGCGACCCTTTGGACACAGTCCACGAACGCCGCCGGCGCGACAGAGCGGTCAGCGAGTGCGCACTCACCGGGAAACGCCAG encodes:
- a CDS encoding TIGR03560 family F420-dependent LLM class oxidoreductase, whose product is MAVEYGTFVPQGWRMEMQHLQGGESQWNALTASARALEDAGYDSLWLYDHFHTVPRPAMEPTFECWSTMAALSQVTSRVRLGQLVTCSAYRNPAYLAKLASCVDVMSGGRVDLGLGAGWKTEEFEAYEYPFAGIRERLDRMEDTARICRAMFADEKATVEGVHHRVTDAINEPKPLQAGGPPIWIGTQGEKVGLRMVAEVADGWNHNRGPDEYERKREILAGHCRDRGRDPDSVRISVENTCVIYESEAELRDFAARWWPHYNEKQLTKFLANCWTGRAEDIAAEIRFFTERGASLVICWFQDLCDAGGEDSQARRFMREVVPLV
- a CDS encoding propionyl-CoA carboxylase; its protein translation is MGWDKETEGIRARREAALAMGGAEAVERQHGKGRLTVRERIDVLVDEGSFAEQGPMAGHSEIDDEGRLVEFTPGNYVLGMARLDGRPCVVGGEDFTLKGGSPTPAGLRKSVYAEQLAVQYRVPLVRLLEGGGGSVAGTRGGKNAGKGGGGAHAGDPVYVTPRFMSFAEAMAAVPVVSVALGPVAGFPAARLVSSHFSIMVRDTSQVLIAGPAVVERALGEKKTKEELGGAAVHMHSGVVDNLADDEAGALAQVRRFLSYLPTNVWEPAPRVACDDDPSRAESELNSIIPRDRRKAFDIRRVLELVFDAGSFFEMSAGYGPSQVTGLARLDGQAVGVWANDCRFWAGAMDADGAQKARRFIDLCDSFHLPIISLVDEPGFMIGTGAEAAGTIRYGAQTIFAANQSSVPWAAVHLRKAFGVAAAAHFGPDSYVLAWPSAESGALPVEGGVAVAFGREIAAADDPDALRSELEEQFAASRTPFPRAESFGVHDLIEPAETRERLCRWVEWIQPRLATLVGPTSHTVRP